The stretch of DNA TGACGGATCGGGGGCCATGCGGAAGATGCTTGCGAGCCTGACGCTTGCTACCTTCCTGTTATCGGCCTGCGGCGGACGGCACATCGGCGTGATGACGCCGGTAGGATCCGTGCAGCCGGACACGTCGAAAGTCGATCTTCTCGTCGCAACCACGCGCGCACAGGACAAGGATCCCGCCGTCCTCTTTTCCGGCGAGCGCGGCACCGGCCTGATGGTCAATGCGGTCAACGTTTCGATACCGCCGGATGCCAATCGCAAGATCGGTCAGGTGCAATGGCCGAAGCGCCTGCCGGCAAATCCGCTTCGCGATTTCGTTACCGTGTCCGTCGATCCGCTGGAAGGAGAGCAGGCGGGCGAGGTCTGGCTGAAGAGCCACATGCCGAAGAGCCGCCGCGTGCTGGTCTTCGTCCATGGCTTCAACAATCTCTACGAGGATTCCGTTTACCGCTTCGCGCAGATCGTTCACGATTCGCATGCGGACGTGGCGCCGGTCGTCTTCACCTGGCCGTCGCGCGGAAGCATCTTCGACTATAACTACGACAAGGAAAGCACGAATTATTCCCGCGATGCGCTGGAAGAGCTGCTGCGCCGCACGGCCCAGAACCCGGCAGTCAGCGATATCACCATCATGGCGCATTCCATGGGCACTTGGCTGACCGTCGAGGCGCTGCGCCAGATGTCGATCCGGGACGGGCACGTTGCAAGCAAGATCAACAACGTCATCCTTGCCTCACCCGATCTCGACGTTGATGTTTTCGGGCGGCAATTCGTAAGCCTCGGCGAGGAGAGACCGCACTTTACCATCTTCGTTTCGCGCGACGACCGCGCGCTGGCGCTTTCGCGCCGCATTTCCGGCAATGTCGACCGCCTCGGCCAGATCGATCCTTCGGCAGAGCCCTATCGCAGCAAGCTTGAGGCGGCGGGCATCACCGTCCTCGATCTCACCAAGCTCAAGGGCGGCGACAGGCTGAACCACGGCAAATTCGCCGAAAGCCCGGAAGTCGTGAAGCTGATCGGCGACCGGCTGATCGCCGGCCAGACGATCACCGATTCGCAGGTCGGTCTTGGCGAAGCGGTTGGTGCGGTCGCGATCGGTGCCGCGCAGACGGTCGGCAGCGCGGCCAGCGTTGCCGTCAGCACCCCGATCGCGATCTTCGATCCGCGCACCCGCCGCAACTATGATGCCCAGTTGAAGCGCTTCGGCCAGTCGGTGGAAAATACCGCGGGCTCGGTCGGCGATACGGTCGGTGCCGGTTTGCCGACACAATAAAATTCCTCATAGGCATTCATCTCATTCTGATATATCACAACGCAAAAGTCGTGCCGGTAAAGCCTTGCCTTGATGGATGATGATATGACGAATGAGAGGAAGCAGACCGTCGCCGTTGTCGGCGCAGGCGTAATCGGCGCATCGATCGCCTTCGAAATGCAGCATCGCGGTTTTCAGGTGACGCTGATCGACAAGGGCGAGCCGGGCCGTGGCACGTCCTACGGGAATATGGCGAGCATCGCGCTCGATTTCACCGCCGGTTCTGGTCCGGCGACCTGGAAGAAAATTCCCCGCTGGCTGATGGATCCCGAGGGGCCGGTCTGGCTGCGTCCGTCTTACGCACCGAAAATGCTTCCATGGT from Rhizobium sp. 007 encodes:
- a CDS encoding alpha/beta hydrolase → MFDGSGAMRKMLASLTLATFLLSACGGRHIGVMTPVGSVQPDTSKVDLLVATTRAQDKDPAVLFSGERGTGLMVNAVNVSIPPDANRKIGQVQWPKRLPANPLRDFVTVSVDPLEGEQAGEVWLKSHMPKSRRVLVFVHGFNNLYEDSVYRFAQIVHDSHADVAPVVFTWPSRGSIFDYNYDKESTNYSRDALEELLRRTAQNPAVSDITIMAHSMGTWLTVEALRQMSIRDGHVASKINNVILASPDLDVDVFGRQFVSLGEERPHFTIFVSRDDRALALSRRISGNVDRLGQIDPSAEPYRSKLEAAGITVLDLTKLKGGDRLNHGKFAESPEVVKLIGDRLIAGQTITDSQVGLGEAVGAVAIGAAQTVGSAASVAVSTPIAIFDPRTRRNYDAQLKRFGQSVENTAGSVGDTVGAGLPTQ